TCCGCGGAGAACGCGGCGCGGGTGAAGTGCACGTCCTCGACGAGCGCGTCGGTGGTGACGCACTGCGGATGGCGCGAGGGCGGGAGCACCGCGCAGTCGTCCCCCGGCCCCACCGGGACGCGGGCCTTCGGAAAGTGGCTCAGGAAGCGGGAGATGAAGTCGAACTCACCGGGCATCCCCGGCAGGAAAGACCACCCGCCGCCCGAGGGCAACGCTCGTCGCGCGGCGGCGCCCGTGTGAGCCACGGGCCAGCCATCCGCGCGACAGCGCCGCTCACGCGAGCCCATCACAGCGAGCGTGAGTCCCCGACACGCGCCCACCGCCCCGGCCCCTCGCGTGGCCAGGGCGTGACTCCCGATGAAGCCCTCCAACTGGTGTCAGGGCGGGCTCGGGTGGCGGCGCTCCGCGAGGAGGCGCCAGGTGGTGGCCTGGTCGGCCCACCACAGGCCCATCATCGCCAGGAAATCGGAGACGGGCTTCGCGTGGCGCACGGGGTGGTCCGGGCGCAGGGTCTCCCAGCCGTGGTGTTCGAGGACGACGCGCGTGCCGCCGGGTGCGGGTTCGAAGCGCACGTCCACCCGCGTCACCTCGCCGGGGGCGAAGTTCCTGCCGCGCCACTCGAAGCTCAGCCACGCGCCGGGCTCCCAGCGCAGCACGCGGCCAATCTCGAAGACG
The genomic region above belongs to Myxococcus stipitatus and contains:
- a CDS encoding SRPBCC domain-containing protein, with amino-acid sequence MSSVDTRPQVARVSTFLRVEPDVAFSVFTEETDAWWRRGMRFRGSPRGVVRFEGGANGRLLEEDGDDVFEIGRVLRWEPGAWLSFEWRGRNFAPGEVTRVDVRFEPAPGGTRVVLEHHGWETLRPDHPVRHAKPVSDFLAMMGLWWADQATTWRLLAERRHPSPP